TAAGCATCGCCATCAGAAATAATCCCATTAGGAAAGTACCTGGAAAGACATGATGCACGAGCGGAACATATATCAAATTGTATAGCACGATGACAGGCGCAGCGATCGGCACAATCAGACCAATATAGAAGAATAGAGTCATGAAGGGTTCTTTGCGCCAGATAAAACCTCCGGCTCTGAGCGATTCCCGGAGCCATGATCGTTTCCATCTCATTTGTTGTTTCAAGAAAATCCCCATATCTGAAGGAACAATGGTCGAGCAGATCGCCCTATCCTGATAACCGGTTCGATGAGTTTTCAATATAAAATTCGTCATGCTCCGGTCATCACCAAAGGTAGCAGGTTGTCCCAGAAACTTCTGATTGAGCCAGGCTTCAGAATGCTTCACAATTAGTTCCTTTCGATAGCAGGATAGAGGCCCCGATAAGCAGGTTACGCTATCGAACCATGATTCAGCCGCTTTCATGATACGAAAAGCAATATAATATCTGACGGTCTGCAGCTTGGTCACCGAGTTGGTATATTTGTTCTCCACATCCGTTCGACCGGCAACACCGCCCATACGGGGGTCCTGAAAGGGCTGAACCAGATGCTTAATCGCTAATGGGTCTAGGAAACTATCGGAATCCACGAACACAACCAGATCATGCTTAGCCATTTCTACACCCTTAACCAGAGCTACCCGTTTTCCCCCATTTTCCGTCAAAACGTGCATTCTCAAGCGTTCTTTAGTCATATATCGATCTGCTTCTCTATGAATCATATCGATTGTCTTGTGTATCTGCTCCACGGATCTGTCTGTTGAACGGTCATCAACAACGATAACCTCCAGTTTATCAATCGGATAATCCTGATTCATACAACTTAATATCGTGCGGTGTATCCATTCCTCCTCATTGAAGCAAGGAATAATAATCGATACCCCCGGCATATAATCAGCATTGATTGGTACATCACGGTACAAAGCTCCGAATAAATAGCGTGTTAGCAGAAAAGCCGCGGCCGTAAGGCTGTATAAATACAGCAACAGATTATATTTAAAATAAATAATACTCTCCACACGCATTAGCATAATGAAGATAACAGCTACAAACAGCAAACCACTGGCTGTATAAACTGAATAACCCCAGCGTTTCCTCTGAAAATAGTCCGTCAAAGGTTTTACAAATTCAAACGCAATCATATGCTTCTCTTGTTTCTCCGTCTGCTGCTTAAATATGCGAATTATCACCGCATCCGTCTTTACCCTCGACTCAAAGCCTTCAGGCATCGTACCTGGGGGAATATCGAATCGAATCGACACGGTATCTTCGACCTTGAAGTGATCTATTTCATCATGAAGTTCAACTAATACCCCTGTAGAAGAAACATCCACGGCCCGCGCCTTTATACCAGCTTTACTCTTCTGACCCTTCGCAACAATCAGAACCTCAAAGTCTGCCGTATATCTTAAGCTAAGCATACGCAACTTACTGCGATACTCGGAATCCATTTCTGCATCAACCGTTATATCATTCTGTATTCCTCTACGATCAAGCGTTACCCTGATATTCTCAGGATCGGGTACATTGGATAATGTACGTCTATCTGACCGTGGAGAAGTTAGTACCTCATCAATCCTTTTCCTTTTTCTTCTTATCACGGTTGTGATTCTCCAATCTATTCATTATAGCCTCCAGTAATGATACCCACGGCTCTCATAGTCGGCCTTGTTATAAACTCCCTTTATATCTACCAACACCTTCGGTTGGTGGATACTGTACATTTGGTCAATTTCCTGGAAGCTCATTTGAGCGATTGATTGATGCGGGACGGCGACAATCAGAACGTTCAATTGATTCAAATCAGACGGCTCGGACAGTTTAAGCCTATACTCCGAATAAACCTGCTCTTTATCAACTAATGGATCTACTATGATAGGTTGAATGCCATACTCCTGAAGCTCATCGATAATATCGATAACCTTCGTATTACGAGTATCCGAACTGTCCTCTTTATAGGACAAGCCCAACAATCCAATCCTCACATCGATTAAATCTAGCCTCATATGGACCAGTATTTTAATAATATACTGTGCAATATATTTACCCATTCCATCGTTAATATGGCGGCCTGCAAGAATAATC
The nucleotide sequence above comes from Paenibacillus sp. IHBB 10380. Encoded proteins:
- a CDS encoding glycosyltransferase family 2 protein, whose translation is MIRRKRKRIDEVLTSPRSDRRTLSNVPDPENIRVTLDRRGIQNDITVDAEMDSEYRSKLRMLSLRYTADFEVLIVAKGQKSKAGIKARAVDVSSTGVLVELHDEIDHFKVEDTVSIRFDIPPGTMPEGFESRVKTDAVIIRIFKQQTEKQEKHMIAFEFVKPLTDYFQRKRWGYSVYTASGLLFVAVIFIMLMRVESIIYFKYNLLLYLYSLTAAAFLLTRYLFGALYRDVPINADYMPGVSIIIPCFNEEEWIHRTILSCMNQDYPIDKLEVIVVDDRSTDRSVEQIHKTIDMIHREADRYMTKERLRMHVLTENGGKRVALVKGVEMAKHDLVVFVDSDSFLDPLAIKHLVQPFQDPRMGGVAGRTDVENKYTNSVTKLQTVRYYIAFRIMKAAESWFDSVTCLSGPLSCYRKELIVKHSEAWLNQKFLGQPATFGDDRSMTNFILKTHRTGYQDRAICSTIVPSDMGIFLKQQMRWKRSWLRESLRAGGFIWRKEPFMTLFFYIGLIVPIAAPVIVLYNLIYVPLVHHVFPGTFLMGLFLMAMLMSLAHLLLRKSKLWIFGLVFCIFYEFVLLWQMPVAWVTFWKSTWGTRETPQDVEARNKKEARKKKKKKFGLPF